GGTCGCCAACTTTAACGCGCTGGCCTTCTTCAGCGATACGCTTGAAACCTTCACCTTTCAGTTCAACGGTGTCGATACCGAAGTGAACGAACAGCTCAATGCCGCTATCAGATTCGATAGAGAACGCATGGTTGGTTTCAAAGATTTTGCCGATGGTACCGTCAACAGGCGCTACCATTTTGTTGCCGGTGGGTTTGATAGCAATGCCATCACCAACGATTTTTTCAGCAAATACTACATCCGGCACGTCTTCGATGTTGACGATCTCGCCAGAGAGCGGAGCAACAATCTCAATAGTTCCGGTGT
This Citrobacter enshiensis DNA region includes the following protein-coding sequences:
- the crr gene encoding PTS glucose transporter subunit IIA, producing the protein MGLFDKLKSLVSDDKKDTGTIEIVAPLSGEIVNIEDVPDVVFAEKIVGDGIAIKPTGNKMVAPVDGTIGKIFETNHAFSIESDSGIELFVHFGIDTVELKGEGFKRIAEEGQRVKVGDPVIEFDLPLLEEKAKSTLTPVVISNMDEIKELIKLSGSVTVGETPVIRIKK